The sequence ACGACCTGGACCAGCTCCCAGCCGTCCTCGCCCCAGGTGTCCAGAATCTGCTTGGTCGCGTGCACGAGAAGGGGCACGGTCGCGTATTCCCACTTGGTCATGGCCCGACTGTAATGCCTGCGCAATCCGGGCCACGCGCAGCCTCGTGCGTAGCCTGCGGTGCGACTGGTTAGGCTCGAATACGTGAGCAGGTTCCAGGTCGTCAGCGGCAAGGGCGGTACCGGTAAGACCACGGTCGCCGCCGCCCTCGCGCTCGCCCTCGCGACCGAGGGCAGGCGCACTCTCCTCGTCGAGGTCGAGGGCAGACAGGGCATCGCCCAGCTCTTCGAGGCGGATTCCCTCCCCTACGAGGAGCGCAGGATCGCCGTCGCCCCGGGCGGCGGCGAGGTCTTCGCGCTCGCGATCGACGCGGAGCTGGCGCTTCTCGACTACCTCCAGATGTTCTACAAGCTCGGCGGCGCGGGCCGGGCGCTCAAGAAGCTCGGTGCGATCGACTTCGCCACCACGATCGCGCCCGGCGTGCGGGACGTCCTGCTGACGGGCAAGGCGTGCGAGGCCGTCCGCCGCAAGGACCGGCAGAACCGGTTCGTCTACGACCACGTGATCATGGACGCCCCGCCGACCGGCCGCATCACGCGCTTCCTCAACGTGAACGACGAGGTGGCGGGGCTCGCCCGGATCGGCCCGATACACAATCAGGCGCAGGCCGTGATGCGGGTGCTGAAGTCCCCCGAAACGGCCGTGCACCTCGTGAGCCTGCTGGAGGAGATGCCGGTCCAGGAGACCGCGGACGGCATCGCGGAGCTGCGGGCCGCCGAACTTCCGGTGGGCCGGGTCATCGTGAACATGGTGCGCCCGCAGCTGCTGGACGGGGAATCGTTGCGCGCCGCAGCGGGCGGCCGGCGCAAGGAGATCGCCAAGACGCTGACGCGGGCGGGTGTGACCGGCTCGGCAGGGCTCGTACGCCCCCTGGTCGAACAGGCCGCCGAGCACACTCAGCGGGTCGCCCTGGAGCGCGAGCAGCGCGCCGTACTGGCCGGCCTCGGCCTGCCGGGGTACGAGCTTCCGCTGCTCGGCGAGGGGGTGGACCGGAGCGGGCTCGACGACCTGGCGGCCGCGCTCCGCGAACAGGGTGTGGGCCAAGGGGAGTCCGGACGAGGGGCGGGTTCATGACAGCGGGCACGAAGGCGGGGGCGGACGGCGGCGCACGTACGGAAGGCGGCGCGGAAGCTCTCGTACCGGCTCTGGACACGGACGCACTGATCGACGACCCGGACATCCGGATCATCGTCTGCTGCGGTTCCGGTGGCGTCGGCAAGACGACGACCGCCGCGGCGCTCGGGGTGCGGGCTGCGGAGCGCGGCCGCAAGGTCGTCGTCCTCACCATCGACCCGGCCCGCAGGCTCGCCCAGTCCATGGGCATCGACTCGCTGGACAACGTCCCGCGCAGGGTGAAGGGCATCGAGGGCGCCGGTGAGCTGCACGCCATGATGCTCGACATGAAGCGGACCTTCGACGAGATCGTCGAGGCGCACGCGGATGGCGAGCGGGCCCGCGCGATCCTGGAGAACCCCTTCTACCAGTCCCTGTCGGCCGGCTTCGCGGGCACGCAGGAGTACATGGCGATGGAGAAGCTCGGCCAGCTCCGGGCGCGCGACGAGTGGGACCTGATCGTCGTCGACACCCCTCCGTCGAGGTCCGCGCTGGACTTCCTGGACGCCCCGAAGCGTTTGGGCTCGTTCCTGGACGGGAAGTTC is a genomic window of Streptomyces sp. NBC_00708 containing:
- a CDS encoding DUF4177 domain-containing protein; translated protein: MTKWEYATVPLLVHATKQILDTWGEDGWELVQVVPGPNNPEQLVAYLKREKQ
- a CDS encoding P-loop NTPase, whose product is MSRFQVVSGKGGTGKTTVAAALALALATEGRRTLLVEVEGRQGIAQLFEADSLPYEERRIAVAPGGGEVFALAIDAELALLDYLQMFYKLGGAGRALKKLGAIDFATTIAPGVRDVLLTGKACEAVRRKDRQNRFVYDHVIMDAPPTGRITRFLNVNDEVAGLARIGPIHNQAQAVMRVLKSPETAVHLVSLLEEMPVQETADGIAELRAAELPVGRVIVNMVRPQLLDGESLRAAAGGRRKEIAKTLTRAGVTGSAGLVRPLVEQAAEHTQRVALEREQRAVLAGLGLPGYELPLLGEGVDRSGLDDLAAALREQGVGQGESGRGAGS